A single window of Senegalia massiliensis DNA harbors:
- a CDS encoding lysozyme inhibitor LprI family protein: MKNKKCALFIVIALSIMTLIACRGDNEENKNSTSDINQNHQVEDNIKNTVKKVKGRRKKFIERLDNIQEELNSLPEKKDSDKGSTNAMKNYYGKAYEMYDEELNDIYALLKQELSREVMENLKAEQLKWIKEKEEKANKEMEKYEGGTFELVSNYVYLYESTKERCYELVNQYMTD; the protein is encoded by the coding sequence ATGAAAAATAAAAAATGTGCACTTTTTATAGTTATAGCATTGTCAATAATGACATTAATAGCATGTAGAGGGGATAATGAAGAAAATAAAAACTCTACAAGTGACATAAATCAAAATCATCAAGTTGAAGACAATATAAAAAATACAGTAAAAAAAGTAAAAGGAAGAAGAAAAAAGTTTATAGAAAGATTAGATAATATTCAGGAAGAACTGAATTCATTACCAGAAAAGAAGGATTCAGACAAAGGTTCAACAAATGCTATGAAAAATTATTATGGGAAAGCATATGAAATGTACGATGAAGAATTAAATGATATATATGCTTTATTAAAACAAGAATTATCACGAGAGGTAATGGAAAACTTAAAAGCTGAACAACTTAAGTGGATTAAAGAAAAAGAAGAAAAAGCAAATAAAGAAATGGAAAAATATGAAGGTGGTACATTTGAACTTGTTTCGAATTATGTATATTTGTATGAATCAACTAAAGAAAGGTGTTATGAATTAGTAAATCAGTATATGACAGACTAA
- a CDS encoding AAA family ATPase, with amino-acid sequence MIEDTFQQYIRKIILKRDNVESFDIYPFSLNSVRCLDNIELHPNVTFLIGENGSGKSTLLEAIAVAYGFNPEGGTKNFNFSTAQTHSNLYEYIKLVKGAIKPKDGFFLRSESFYNVASNIQELDQSGMGPRIIDSYGGISLHNQSHGESFMAVLLNRLGGNGVYIFDEPEAALSPTRQMALISRIHELVNKDSQFIIATHSPIIMSYPNSKIYSFDDGFKQVEYEDTEHYQVTKRFMNNTSKMLDILLDNE; translated from the coding sequence ATGATTGAAGATACTTTTCAACAATATATAAGAAAAATTATACTAAAAAGAGATAATGTCGAAAGTTTTGATATTTATCCATTTTCACTTAATTCTGTACGATGTTTAGATAACATTGAATTACATCCAAATGTCACTTTCTTAATTGGAGAGAATGGTAGTGGAAAGTCAACTTTATTAGAAGCAATTGCAGTTGCATATGGATTCAATCCTGAAGGTGGTACAAAGAATTTTAATTTTTCAACAGCACAAACACATTCAAACTTATATGAGTATATAAAATTAGTTAAAGGTGCAATAAAGCCTAAAGATGGTTTTTTCTTAAGATCAGAAAGTTTTTATAATGTCGCTTCCAATATTCAAGAGTTAGACCAAAGTGGTATGGGACCAAGAATTATCGATTCTTATGGTGGCATATCTTTACATAATCAATCACATGGTGAATCTTTTATGGCTGTATTATTAAATAGATTAGGTGGAAATGGAGTATATATTTTTGATGAACCTGAGGCTGCTTTATCACCAACAAGGCAAATGGCTCTAATCAGTAGAATACATGAACTTGTTAATAAAGATTCACAATTCATAATAGCTACCCATTCACCAATAATTATGTCTTATCCAAATTCAAAAATTTATAGTTTTGATGATGGATTTAAGCAAGTAGAATATGAGGATACTGAACACTACCAAGTTACGAAAAGATTTATGAATAACACAAGTAAAATGTTAGATATTTTGTTAGATAATGAGTAA
- a CDS encoding Spo0E family sporulation regulatory protein-aspartic acid phosphatase — protein MGKVEDVEEKMAALKKQMHKLLHKNDFIITTEIIDISQELDEIIYLYHKIKNKIN, from the coding sequence ATGGGGAAAGTAGAAGATGTTGAAGAGAAAATGGCAGCATTAAAAAAACAAATGCATAAACTACTACATAAAAATGATTTTATAATTACAACAGAAATAATAGATATAAGTCAAGAACTAGATGAGATCATATACCTATATCATAAAATAAAAAATAAAATCAATTGA
- a CDS encoding GNAT family N-acetyltransferase has product MKVDFRNFDNSYYDKVYDFLVELSKYDRKHINWNWARLEWMFFHPDFNRDLIDKIGLWFCNDKLVGIATYDHYFGEAFFATKLGFEELEKDILEYSLATFSDKNGLGIAVNDADTSTIDLLVSYEFIKKSQTENILELTLENVNFDYITPKDIALKNLDIKKDLYKHHNVLWKGFNHEGHLPVDEATINRQKIMLSASNLNPFLHIVAENTAGEYVAYCGLWYNQKTDYAYVEPVCTIPEYRHKEVGKMVVLEALKRSFSLGARKAYVISDSYFYKSLGFLKHSHYTFYWHNI; this is encoded by the coding sequence ATGAAAGTTGATTTTAGAAATTTCGATAATTCTTATTATGATAAGGTCTATGATTTTTTGGTTGAATTATCCAAATATGATCGTAAACATATAAATTGGAATTGGGCAAGATTGGAGTGGATGTTTTTTCATCCTGACTTTAATAGAGACTTAATAGATAAAATTGGATTATGGTTTTGTAATGATAAATTAGTAGGTATTGCAACCTATGACCACTATTTTGGTGAAGCATTTTTTGCGACTAAACTAGGATTTGAAGAATTAGAAAAAGATATATTAGAATATTCCCTTGCTACTTTTAGTGATAAAAATGGTCTCGGTATTGCAGTGAATGATGCGGATACGAGTACTATAGATTTATTAGTCAGCTATGAATTTATAAAGAAGTCTCAGACTGAAAACATACTAGAACTTACACTAGAGAATGTTAACTTTGATTATATAACTCCTAAAGACATAGCATTAAAAAATCTTGATATAAAGAAGGATTTATATAAACATCATAATGTGTTGTGGAAGGGATTTAACCATGAAGGACATCTTCCCGTTGATGAAGCTACTATAAATAGACAAAAAATAATGCTGTCAGCATCGAATTTGAATCCATTCCTACATATTGTTGCAGAAAATACAGCTGGGGAATATGTTGCATACTGTGGCTTATGGTATAATCAGAAAACTGATTATGCTTATGTTGAACCTGTATGTACAATTCCAGAGTATCGACATAAGGAGGTTGGTAAAATGGTGGTTCTAGAAGCCTTAAAAAGAAGTTTCTCCTTAGGTGCTAGAAAAGCATACGTTATTTCTGATAGTTATTTTTATAAGTCCTTAGGTTTTCTTAAGCATTCACATTATACTTTTTATTGGCATAATATTTAA
- a CDS encoding pyridoxal phosphate-dependent aminotransferase, whose product MEFSKRIDQMQESPIRKLVPIAEKAKKDGKKVYHLNIGQPDIKTPQEFMNSIKEYDEEVLSYSFSEGLPQLIESFIKYYKTYNLEFEKDEILITNGGSEAILFSLLAVTDTNDEILVPEPFYTNYNGFSSAAGVKVVPITTKAENGFKLPSKDFIQSLVTKKTKAILLSNPGNPTGAVYTKDEMNALRDIAKENDLYIISDEVYREFIYDGFEYKSFASFEDIKDRVILTDSISKRYSACGARIGMIACKNKDLIKQILKLCQGRLCVPTLEQIGATELIKVSKEYLDDVVEEYKKRRDIVYNELKNIKGVICEKPHGAFYVIAKLPVDDAEHFVKWLLTDFDIDGETIMLAPAEGFYATPGLGTDEVRISYVLNEDSLKKSMNILKVGLEKYKKNNTL is encoded by the coding sequence ATGGAATTCTCTAAAAGAATTGATCAAATGCAAGAATCACCTATAAGAAAGTTAGTACCAATAGCAGAAAAGGCAAAGAAAGATGGTAAGAAAGTTTATCACCTTAACATAGGACAACCAGACATAAAAACACCTCAAGAATTTATGAACTCAATAAAAGAATATGATGAAGAAGTTTTATCCTATTCTTTCTCTGAAGGATTACCCCAACTTATAGAAAGTTTTATTAAATATTATAAAACTTATAATCTAGAATTTGAAAAAGATGAAATTTTAATTACTAATGGTGGAAGTGAAGCAATCTTATTTTCTTTATTAGCAGTAACAGATACTAACGATGAAATTCTTGTCCCTGAACCATTTTATACTAACTATAATGGATTTAGCAGTGCAGCAGGGGTAAAAGTAGTCCCAATTACTACCAAGGCTGAAAACGGCTTTAAATTACCTTCAAAAGATTTTATCCAAAGTTTAGTCACTAAAAAGACAAAAGCAATTTTATTATCAAATCCTGGCAACCCTACAGGTGCAGTTTATACTAAGGATGAAATGAATGCATTAAGAGACATAGCTAAGGAAAACGATTTATATATTATATCTGATGAAGTATATAGAGAATTTATTTATGATGGATTTGAATATAAGAGTTTTGCTTCCTTTGAAGATATAAAAGATAGAGTGATATTAACAGATAGTATATCAAAGAGATATAGTGCTTGCGGAGCAAGAATTGGAATGATCGCTTGTAAAAACAAAGATTTAATTAAGCAAATATTAAAGCTTTGCCAAGGAAGACTTTGTGTACCTACATTAGAACAAATCGGAGCAACTGAACTTATAAAAGTAAGTAAAGAATATCTTGATGATGTGGTAGAAGAATACAAAAAAAGAAGAGACATAGTTTATAACGAACTTAAAAATATTAAGGGTGTTATATGTGAAAAACCTCATGGAGCTTTCTATGTTATAGCAAAATTACCAGTAGATGATGCAGAACATTTTGTGAAATGGTTGCTAACAGATTTTGATATAGATGGTGAAACTATAATGTTAGCACCTGCAGAGGGTTTCTATGCTACTCCTGGTCTTGGTACAGATGAAGTAAGAATATCATATGTATTAAACGAAGATTCACTAAAAAAATCAATGAATATATTAAAAGTAGGTTTAGAAAAATATAAAAAAAATAACACCTTATAG
- a CDS encoding potassium channel family protein: MKNAKLYKSLIIVIIFILSLSLIFYIVESENNSKINNLGDAIWWGFVTSTTVGYGDIFPITFLGRIIAIILMLIGIGIFGFITASFASIFVEKNFKKGMGLMDVNFKNHIIIIGWNYRSKSIIEELINENKDINIVLIDNIDQNPYNKKNISYIKGNPWNDNVLKRANISYAKTAIVLADRKLDSLEMMDAKSVFTCLAIEKTNNNIYLISEVVNPENSNHFLRVNVNDIIVSNQIESKVLVRSILYRTVNKAIKELITNSYGSELYEMPAPKYYINKEYINICLELLKNNITLIGIYREGHTNLNPEKNTIIQNKDILIYIAKEKYQKSK; this comes from the coding sequence ATGAAAAATGCTAAGCTTTACAAATCATTAATTATAGTAATTATATTTATATTGAGTTTATCGTTAATTTTTTATATTGTTGAATCAGAAAATAATTCTAAAATAAATAATTTAGGAGATGCTATTTGGTGGGGTTTTGTAACTAGTACTACTGTAGGATATGGAGATATATTTCCAATAACTTTTTTAGGAAGAATAATAGCAATAATTTTAATGTTAATTGGTATAGGAATCTTTGGATTTATAACCGCTTCATTTGCATCAATATTTGTAGAAAAAAACTTTAAAAAAGGGATGGGATTAATGGATGTAAATTTTAAAAATCATATAATTATAATTGGATGGAATTATAGATCAAAATCTATTATAGAAGAATTAATTAATGAAAATAAAGATATAAATATAGTTTTAATCGATAATATAGATCAAAATCCTTATAATAAAAAAAATATATCATATATAAAAGGCAATCCTTGGAATGACAATGTTTTAAAAAGAGCTAATATATCTTATGCTAAAACAGCAATAGTATTAGCTGATAGAAAATTAGATAGTTTAGAAATGATGGATGCAAAATCTGTATTTACATGTTTAGCAATAGAAAAAACTAATAATAATATATACTTAATATCTGAAGTAGTAAATCCAGAAAACTCAAATCATTTTTTAAGGGTAAATGTAAATGATATTATTGTAAGTAATCAAATAGAAAGTAAAGTATTAGTAAGAAGTATATTGTATAGAACAGTAAATAAAGCAATTAAGGAGCTTATAACAAATTCTTATGGATCTGAATTATATGAAATGCCAGCTCCTAAATATTATATTAATAAAGAATATATTAATATTTGTTTAGAATTACTTAAAAATAATATCACTTTAATAGGAATTTATAGAGAAGGACATACAAATTTAAATCCTGAAAAAAACACCATAATTCAAAACAAAGATATATTAATATATATAGCAAAAGAAAAATATCAAAAATCAAAATAA
- a CDS encoding PLP-dependent aminotransferase family protein, protein MIILNEIKLDKGKKEPLYKQLYKGIKDLIIDDKIEVNTKLPSIRETCKIFNVNSSTVVSAYNLLEKEGYVYKKTGSGTYIKNIDVDKTSDNRKNLDIIYDFQNLTADSKLFPVSEFKELMNIVIDRDGGSAFDYHQSIGYLPLRKVIKSHLEEKNIFTPLESIQIISGTQQGIDILSKTILDYGDIVITESPTYSGALYSFKSRSTKIVEIPVDRDGIDITILEHKIKNFKPRVIYTMPNFQNPTGFSYSLNTMKKILELAEKYNTYIIEDDYISDINFNNKKVRLLKSLDENNRVIYLKSFSKTFMPGIRLGFAVLPIKLSQNFLLGKHFSDISTSGFIQRIFELYLKEKKWDNHIKKLSSIYKMKYDLTKKYIKKYIPIDLRYYRPDGGLNFWFALPDGYSSKKLEIYLKEKGILISSGSRFYSSNNDTEYFRINISSIEIKEIEKSIILLFKYINKFIKNQNNKTLIHPINYFDF, encoded by the coding sequence ATGATTATATTAAATGAAATAAAATTAGATAAGGGTAAGAAAGAACCTTTATACAAACAATTGTATAAAGGGATAAAAGATCTAATTATTGATGATAAAATAGAGGTTAATACTAAATTACCTTCTATTAGAGAAACTTGTAAAATATTTAATGTAAACAGTTCTACTGTTGTAAGTGCATATAATTTGTTGGAAAAAGAAGGATATGTATATAAAAAAACTGGTAGTGGAACTTATATAAAAAATATTGATGTAGATAAGACTTCAGATAATAGAAAAAATTTAGATATTATTTATGATTTTCAAAATTTAACAGCTGATTCAAAATTATTTCCTGTATCAGAATTTAAAGAGTTAATGAATATAGTTATAGATAGAGATGGTGGCAGTGCCTTTGACTATCATCAAAGTATAGGATATTTACCTCTTAGAAAAGTGATTAAAAGTCATTTAGAAGAAAAAAATATTTTCACACCTTTAGAATCTATTCAAATAATATCTGGAACTCAGCAAGGTATAGATATATTAAGTAAAACAATATTAGATTATGGTGACATTGTAATTACAGAATCTCCTACTTATTCTGGTGCTTTGTATTCATTTAAATCAAGATCTACTAAGATTGTTGAAATACCCGTTGATAGAGATGGCATAGACATTACTATATTAGAACATAAAATTAAAAATTTCAAACCTCGTGTAATATATACAATGCCAAACTTTCAAAATCCTACTGGATTTTCTTATTCTTTAAATACGATGAAAAAAATATTGGAATTAGCTGAAAAGTATAATACATATATTATAGAAGATGATTATATAAGTGATATTAATTTTAATAATAAAAAAGTAAGATTACTTAAATCTTTAGATGAAAATAATAGAGTCATCTACTTAAAAAGCTTTTCAAAAACTTTTATGCCAGGAATTAGATTAGGTTTTGCTGTTTTACCTATAAAACTTAGTCAAAACTTTTTATTAGGAAAACATTTCTCTGATATATCTACTTCAGGTTTTATTCAAAGAATATTTGAATTATATTTAAAGGAAAAAAAGTGGGATAACCATATAAAAAAATTATCTAGTATATATAAAATGAAATATGATTTAACAAAAAAATATATTAAAAAATATATACCAATAGATTTAAGATACTATAGACCAGATGGAGGTCTTAATTTCTGGTTTGCACTTCCTGATGGATATTCTTCTAAAAAGTTAGAAATTTATTTAAAGGAAAAAGGTATTTTGATATCTTCTGGATCAAGATTTTATTCTAGCAATAATGATACAGAATATTTTAGAATAAATATATCATCAATAGAAATAAAAGAAATTGAAAAATCTATTATATTATTATTTAAATATATTAATAAATTTATTAAAAATCAAAATAATAAGACTCTTATACATCCAATTAATTATTTTGATTTTTGA
- a CDS encoding M42 family metallopeptidase — translation MEFNSGLLRKLVDSFSPSGNENNVRKLIIEEIEDYVDEIKIDNLGNLIARKKGNGKKVMIAGHMDQIGLMIIDIDDKGFLRFTNIGGISPLLSINQRVIFENGIVGVISSEDIDDKNKLKLDNLYIDIGAKDKKDAEGKIAIGDTCVYLNSFYEDKDRVISRCLDDRVGCFVMIETLKKMENVDNDLYFVFTVQEELGIRGAKTSAYKIDPDIGIAIDVTPAGGTPKSKRLSVTLGKGTAIKIMDKSVIVHPKLKDILIDMAEKNNIEYQKEVLEYGGTDSGSIHLSRSGVPSGVISIPTRYIHSSNETVYKKDVISSIELLKSILNHEFKI, via the coding sequence ATGGAATTTAATAGTGGTTTATTAAGAAAACTTGTAGATTCATTTTCACCATCAGGCAATGAAAATAATGTAAGAAAACTAATTATAGAAGAAATTGAGGATTATGTAGATGAAATAAAGATTGATAATTTAGGAAATCTTATAGCTAGAAAAAAAGGAAATGGTAAGAAAGTAATGATTGCTGGACATATGGACCAAATTGGACTTATGATTATAGATATAGATGATAAAGGTTTTTTAAGATTTACAAATATTGGAGGAATTTCTCCTCTTTTAAGTATAAATCAAAGAGTTATATTTGAAAATGGTATTGTAGGGGTAATATCAAGCGAAGATATAGATGATAAAAATAAATTGAAATTAGATAATTTATATATAGATATTGGAGCTAAAGATAAAAAAGATGCAGAGGGGAAAATTGCAATTGGAGATACTTGTGTATATTTAAATAGCTTTTATGAAGATAAGGATAGGGTTATTTCTAGATGTCTTGATGACAGAGTTGGTTGTTTTGTAATGATTGAGACTTTGAAAAAAATGGAGAATGTAGATAATGATCTTTATTTTGTCTTTACTGTTCAAGAAGAGTTAGGTATAAGAGGTGCTAAAACATCTGCTTATAAAATAGATCCAGATATAGGTATAGCTATTGATGTTACTCCAGCAGGAGGCACTCCTAAGTCTAAAAGATTGTCAGTAACTTTAGGTAAAGGGACAGCTATAAAAATCATGGATAAGTCTGTAATAGTACATCCTAAATTAAAAGATATATTAATTGATATGGCTGAAAAAAACAATATAGAATATCAAAAAGAAGTTTTAGAGTATGGTGGAACAGATTCAGGGAGTATACATTTAAGTAGATCAGGTGTTCCTTCAGGTGTAATATCTATTCCTACTAGATATATTCATTCTTCAAATGAAACAGTATATAAAAAAGATGTCATAAGTTCTATTGAGTTACTTAAGTCAATATTGAATCATGAATTCAAAATATAA
- a CDS encoding M42 family metallopeptidase, which yields MLLKNLTEASGVSGNEKEVRDIIINEIKNYVDNYKVDKIGNIIAYKKGQKNNNTKILITAHMDEVGLIVSDIDDMGLIKFMTVGGIDKRVLVSKRVKIGKNKILGVIGAKPIHLQKPSDREKALDLKQLYIDIGTYTKGETEKKVNIGDYIVFDSNYIEFGDDLIKSKALDNRVGCALLIELLKSDIPYDLHVAFTVMEEVGLRGAGPAAYKIQPDISIILEGTTCADLEDIDDHKKATILGKGAAISLMDRTTYYDKNLIDILVSIAEENNIPYQFRKTSVGGNDSGSIHLSREGVKTATLSVPCRNIHSPISVMSKKDYKSTKILLNKFIEKILEGENN from the coding sequence ATGCTATTAAAAAATCTTACAGAAGCTAGTGGAGTTTCTGGTAATGAAAAAGAAGTGAGAGATATTATTATAAATGAGATAAAAAATTATGTTGATAATTATAAAGTAGATAAAATAGGAAATATAATTGCTTATAAAAAGGGGCAAAAAAATAACAATACAAAAATATTGATAACGGCACATATGGATGAAGTAGGTTTAATAGTTTCTGATATTGATGATATGGGATTAATTAAATTTATGACCGTAGGTGGAATTGATAAGAGGGTACTTGTTTCGAAAAGAGTAAAAATAGGAAAAAATAAAATTCTAGGAGTTATAGGTGCAAAACCTATTCATCTTCAAAAACCTAGTGATCGTGAGAAAGCTTTAGATTTAAAACAATTATATATAGACATTGGAACATATACAAAAGGTGAAACAGAAAAAAAGGTTAATATAGGAGATTATATTGTATTTGATAGTAACTATATAGAATTTGGAGATGATTTGATAAAATCCAAAGCTTTAGACAATAGAGTAGGTTGTGCTTTATTAATTGAATTATTGAAATCAGATATCCCATATGACTTACATGTAGCATTTACTGTTATGGAAGAAGTAGGACTTCGTGGTGCAGGACCTGCTGCATATAAAATACAACCTGATATATCAATAATATTAGAAGGTACCACATGTGCTGATTTAGAGGATATTGATGACCATAAAAAAGCTACAATATTAGGTAAAGGAGCGGCAATATCATTAATGGATAGAACAACTTATTATGATAAAAATTTAATAGATATACTTGTGAGTATTGCTGAAGAAAATAATATTCCTTATCAGTTTAGAAAAACAAGTGTAGGAGGAAACGATTCAGGTAGTATTCATTTATCAAGAGAGGGAGTAAAAACAGCAACTTTATCTGTACCATGTAGAAATATTCATTCTCCAATTAGTGTAATGAGTAAAAAAGACTATAAATCTACTAAAATATTATTAAATAAATTTATAGAAAAAATATTAGAAGGAGAGAATAATTAA
- a CDS encoding M42 family metallopeptidase, whose translation MDTIEFLKELSNYNSVSGYEQNLSKYIHNVFQKYTDDITYDKLGSLIAIKKGEKNYQNIKIMLAAHIDEIGLMVNGIEENGSIKFTSVGGVDPRTLVAQEVIIHSEKEIYGVIGILPPHLQDSDSKDNAFKMEDLYIDIGYDEIKSKELISIGDIITIKRDFKVLESNTVTSKSLDDKAGVATLLECVKELKKLKHQADVYNVFTVQEEVGTRGAITSTYKIDPDIGIAIDVGFGKTPELEDSDSIKMGKGPAITLGGNIHPQLRRKLIEIAEKYNIPYQTELDPGPTGTDGRSMQISRAGIPTLVISIPLRYMHTSVETINIDDIKNTAKLIARFISEIDSNNLEGYLCY comes from the coding sequence ATGGATACAATAGAATTTTTAAAAGAATTATCTAATTATAATAGTGTCTCTGGTTATGAACAAAATTTATCAAAATATATTCATAATGTTTTTCAAAAGTATACAGATGATATAACTTATGATAAGCTGGGCAGTTTAATAGCCATAAAAAAGGGCGAAAAAAATTATCAAAATATTAAAATAATGCTTGCAGCACATATAGATGAGATAGGATTAATGGTAAATGGAATAGAAGAGAATGGATCTATTAAATTTACTTCCGTAGGGGGTGTTGATCCAAGAACTCTAGTTGCTCAAGAAGTTATTATTCATTCTGAAAAAGAGATATATGGTGTTATAGGAATATTACCACCTCATTTACAAGATTCTGATTCTAAAGATAATGCTTTTAAAATGGAGGATTTATATATTGATATAGGTTACGATGAAATAAAATCTAAGGAATTAATATCTATTGGTGATATAATTACTATTAAAAGAGATTTTAAAGTATTAGAATCCAATACTGTTACAAGTAAATCATTAGATGATAAAGCAGGAGTAGCTACATTATTAGAATGTGTTAAAGAATTAAAAAAGCTCAAACATCAAGCAGATGTATATAATGTTTTTACAGTACAAGAAGAAGTTGGGACAAGAGGTGCAATAACAAGTACATATAAAATAGATCCTGATATTGGAATTGCAATTGATGTAGGTTTTGGTAAAACTCCAGAGTTAGAAGATTCTGATTCAATTAAGATGGGGAAGGGCCCTGCTATTACACTTGGGGGAAATATTCATCCACAACTTAGAAGAAAACTGATTGAAATAGCTGAAAAATATAATATTCCCTATCAAACAGAATTAGATCCTGGACCAACAGGTACTGATGGAAGAAGTATGCAAATATCTAGAGCTGGGATACCTACTTTAGTTATATCTATACCTTTAAGATATATGCATACTTCAGTTGAAACAATTAATATAGATGACATAAAAAATACTGCTAAACTTATAGCTAGATTTATATCTGAAATTGATAGTAACAACCTGGAGGGATATTTATGCTATTAA
- a CDS encoding CheR family methyltransferase: MDNYEKFKNEIYNLINIDLSSYKEKQMKRRILSLISRNKFSGFEDYIKGLKEDKNLLNEFLNYLTINVSEFYRNKEQWNILENQIIPDLLKQKKKIKVWSSACSTGEEPYSIVMLLSKFINIDDISILATDIDNSAINKAKIGIYSEKSLKELPNEFKTKYFEKIQNTYKIKDEIKNKVQFQNINLLKDEYPKNCDLIFCRNVMIYFTEEAKSIMYNKFYNALSDNGILFVGSTEQIIYSHKYNLESVKTFFYRKKS, translated from the coding sequence ATGGATAACTACGAAAAGTTTAAAAATGAAATTTATAATTTAATAAATATAGATTTATCAAGTTATAAGGAAAAACAAATGAAAAGAAGAATATTATCTTTAATATCTAGAAATAAATTTTCTGGTTTTGAAGATTATATTAAAGGATTAAAAGAAGATAAAAATTTATTAAATGAATTTTTAAATTATTTGACTATAAATGTATCAGAATTTTATAGAAATAAAGAACAATGGAATATTTTAGAAAATCAAATTATTCCTGATTTGTTAAAACAGAAGAAAAAGATAAAGGTATGGAGTAGTGCATGTTCTACAGGGGAAGAACCTTATTCAATAGTTATGTTATTATCTAAATTTATAAACATTGATGACATTTCAATATTAGCTACGGATATTGATAACTCAGCAATAAATAAAGCCAAAATAGGAATTTATTCAGAAAAGAGTTTAAAAGAATTACCTAATGAGTTTAAAACTAAGTATTTTGAAAAAATTCAAAATACATATAAAATTAAAGATGAAATAAAAAACAAAGTTCAATTTCAAAATATAAATCTTTTAAAAGACGAATACCCTAAAAATTGTGATCTGATATTTTGTAGAAATGTTATGATCTATTTTACTGAAGAAGCAAAATCAATAATGTACAATAAGTTTTATAATGCACTTTCAGATAATGGGATATTATTTGTTGGTAGTACAGAACAAATAATATATTCTCATAAATATAATTTAGAGTCTGTAAAAACTTTTTTCTATAGAAAGAAATCATAA